A portion of the Polaribacter cellanae genome contains these proteins:
- a CDS encoding thioredoxin family protein: MKTIFLLFIFFGSFATFSQKKETKLNVYTFSEVEKLHQQKPKPIVVFVFTDWCKICFGMKQTTFKNNKIMQLLNEKFYFIKLNGEEKKDITFLGKTFVYKPTGTNTGVHELAEELATVNAKISYPTTVILNSKFTIDLQIPNYINNTIFLKILEKYTADKK, encoded by the coding sequence ATGAAAACAATATTTCTACTTTTTATTTTCTTTGGAAGTTTTGCTACTTTTTCACAAAAAAAGGAAACTAAATTAAATGTCTATACATTTTCGGAAGTCGAGAAATTACACCAACAAAAACCAAAACCTATTGTTGTTTTTGTTTTCACAGATTGGTGTAAAATTTGTTTTGGAATGAAACAAACTACATTTAAAAACAATAAAATTATGCAGCTTTTAAATGAAAAGTTCTATTTTATTAAATTAAATGGCGAAGAAAAAAAAGACATTACTTTCTTAGGAAAAACATTTGTTTACAAACCTACTGGAACCAATACTGGCGTACATGAATTGGCGGAAGAATTGGCAACAGTAAATGCTAAAATAAGTTACCCAACAACTGTTATTTTAAACTCAAAATTTACGATTGATTTGCAAATTCCTAATTATATAAATAATACCATATTTCTAAAAATTCTCGAAAAATATACTGCAGATAAAAAATAA
- the mfd gene encoding transcription-repair coupling factor, translating into MSKQHIVNQYQKSANVSQIVTALQQEKNHFQISNLVGSSLSFVISETFKKTDKPYLLIFNDKEEAAYYLNDLEQLLGDKNVLFYPGSYRRPYQIEETDNANVLLRSEVLNRINSRKKPAIIVTYPTALFEKVVTKKELEKNTLKVSVGENLSLDFVNEVLFEYKFKRVDFVTEPGDFSVRGGIIDVFSFSNDEPYRIEFFGDEIDSIRSFDVETQLSKEKMRKVSIMPNVENKTLQESRESFLKYIADKTVIFAKNIDLLVGNLDKFYQKAEEAFNDLSKEIKHAKPAELFCDGTFIKNQLQDFTLVNFGTSNTYKVSKTLQEINFNTIPQPSFNKKFNLLIANLNEHHKAGFTNYIFCANEQQAKRFHDIFDDAEEKVHYQTVVFPLYQGFVDVDTKLVCYTDHQIFERYYKFRLKNGYAKKQAITLQELNKLEIGDYVTHMDHGIGKFGGLQKIDVQGKKQEAIKLVYGERDILYVSIHSLHKISKFNGKDGKAPKIYKLGSGAWKKIKQKTKARVKHVAFNLIQLYAKRKLQKGVAFGPDTHIQHELESSFMYEDTPDQFTATQAVKNDMEKEQPMDRLVCGDVGFGKTEVAVRAAFKAVDNGKQVAILVPTTILAFQHYKTFTERLKDFPVTIDYLNRFRTAKQKTAVINGVNDGSVDIIIGTHQLTNKKIKFKDLGLLIIDEEQKFGVAVKDKLKTLKENVDTLTLTATPIPRTLQFSLMAARDLSVIKTPPPNRHPIESNVIRFSEDVIRDAISYEISRGGQVFFIHNRIENIKEVAGLLQRLVPSAKIGIGHGQMEGKKLEGLMLGFMNNEFDVLVSTTIIESGLDVPNANTIFINNANNFGLSDLHQMRGRVGRSNKKAFCYFITPPYHMMTDDARKRIEALVLFSDLGSGINIAMKDLEIRGAGDLLGGEQSGFINDIGFDTYQKILQEAIEELKENEFADLYPTDKSKPKEYVKEVQIDTDFEILFPDDYVNSVTERLALYNKLGTLEKEEALQTFEKEITDRFGEFPTQVEDLLDSVRIKWLAKELGLEKIILKQKRMLGYFVSNQQSDFYQTEAFSRILKYVQQNPKSCVMKEKQTKNGLRLLITFIRIDSIKTGLGILQKI; encoded by the coding sequence TTGAGCAAGCAGCACATTGTAAATCAATATCAAAAATCTGCAAATGTTTCGCAGATTGTTACAGCACTTCAACAAGAAAAAAACCATTTTCAAATTTCGAATTTGGTGGGTTCTTCGTTGTCTTTTGTGATATCCGAAACTTTTAAAAAAACAGACAAACCTTATCTTTTAATTTTTAATGATAAAGAAGAAGCTGCTTATTATTTAAATGATTTAGAACAACTTTTAGGAGATAAAAATGTTCTTTTTTACCCAGGATCTTATAGAAGACCATATCAAATAGAAGAAACCGATAATGCCAACGTTTTATTACGTTCCGAAGTTTTAAACAGGATAAATTCAAGAAAAAAACCGGCTATAATTGTTACCTATCCAACTGCCTTGTTCGAAAAAGTAGTTACTAAAAAAGAGTTAGAAAAAAACACACTAAAAGTTTCTGTTGGCGAAAATTTATCGCTCGATTTTGTAAACGAAGTTTTGTTTGAATATAAATTTAAACGTGTAGATTTTGTTACAGAACCTGGCGATTTTTCGGTTCGTGGAGGAATTATAGATGTATTTTCTTTTTCGAACGACGAACCTTACAGAATCGAGTTTTTTGGAGACGAGATAGATAGCATTCGTTCTTTTGATGTAGAAACGCAACTTTCTAAAGAAAAAATGAGGAAGGTTTCTATCATGCCAAATGTAGAGAATAAAACTTTGCAAGAAAGCCGAGAAAGTTTCTTAAAATACATTGCAGATAAAACTGTGATTTTTGCTAAAAATATCGATTTATTAGTGGGGAATTTAGATAAATTCTATCAAAAAGCAGAAGAAGCTTTTAACGATTTATCTAAAGAAATAAAACACGCAAAACCTGCTGAATTATTTTGCGATGGAACTTTTATTAAAAATCAGTTGCAAGATTTTACTTTAGTTAATTTTGGAACAAGTAATACCTACAAGGTTTCAAAAACCTTGCAGGAAATTAATTTCAATACAATTCCTCAACCTTCATTTAATAAAAAATTTAATTTATTAATTGCCAATTTAAACGAACATCATAAAGCAGGTTTTACCAATTATATTTTCTGCGCCAACGAACAACAAGCCAAACGATTTCATGATATTTTTGATGATGCTGAAGAAAAAGTACATTACCAAACTGTGGTTTTTCCATTATACCAAGGTTTTGTAGATGTAGATACTAAATTAGTTTGCTACACTGATCATCAAATTTTTGAACGTTATTATAAATTTAGATTGAAAAATGGGTATGCAAAAAAGCAAGCCATAACCCTACAAGAATTAAACAAACTAGAAATTGGCGATTATGTAACCCACATGGACCATGGAATTGGAAAGTTTGGCGGTTTACAAAAAATTGATGTTCAAGGTAAGAAGCAAGAAGCCATTAAATTGGTTTATGGCGAACGTGATATTTTATATGTAAGCATTCACTCGCTGCATAAGATTTCTAAATTCAATGGAAAAGATGGTAAAGCACCTAAAATATACAAATTAGGTTCTGGTGCTTGGAAAAAAATTAAACAGAAAACCAAAGCCAGAGTAAAACATGTTGCGTTTAATTTAATTCAATTATACGCAAAAAGAAAACTGCAAAAAGGGGTTGCTTTTGGACCAGATACACACATTCAGCATGAATTGGAAAGTAGTTTTATGTACGAAGATACACCTGACCAATTTACAGCGACACAAGCCGTAAAAAACGATATGGAAAAAGAGCAACCTATGGACAGGTTGGTTTGTGGAGATGTTGGTTTTGGAAAAACAGAAGTTGCTGTAAGAGCTGCTTTTAAAGCGGTTGATAATGGAAAACAAGTCGCCATTTTAGTTCCAACTACTATTTTGGCTTTTCAACATTATAAAACTTTTACAGAGCGTTTAAAAGATTTCCCTGTTACGATCGATTATTTAAACAGATTTAGAACTGCAAAACAAAAAACTGCAGTAATTAATGGTGTAAATGATGGTTCTGTAGATATTATTATTGGAACACACCAACTAACAAATAAAAAAATAAAATTTAAAGATTTAGGGCTTTTAATTATAGATGAAGAACAAAAATTTGGTGTTGCTGTAAAAGATAAATTAAAAACCTTAAAAGAAAATGTAGATACATTAACCTTAACTGCGACTCCAATTCCAAGAACTTTGCAATTTAGTTTAATGGCTGCCAGAGATTTGTCTGTTATAAAAACACCACCTCCAAACAGACATCCAATAGAGAGTAATGTAATTCGTTTTTCGGAAGATGTAATTCGTGATGCCATTTCGTATGAAATTTCAAGAGGAGGGCAAGTTTTCTTTATTCATAACAGAATCGAAAATATAAAAGAAGTAGCTGGTTTGTTACAAAGACTGGTTCCTTCAGCAAAAATAGGCATTGGTCATGGACAAATGGAAGGCAAAAAACTGGAGGGTTTAATGCTCGGTTTTATGAATAATGAATTTGATGTTTTGGTTTCTACCACAATTATTGAAAGTGGTTTAGATGTGCCCAATGCAAACACCATTTTTATTAATAATGCGAATAATTTTGGCTTGAGTGATTTACACCAAATGCGTGGTAGAGTTGGTCGTTCGAACAAAAAAGCGTTCTGTTATTTTATAACACCTCCTTATCATATGATGACAGATGATGCCAGAAAACGAATTGAAGCCTTGGTTTTATTTTCTGATTTAGGAAGCGGAATTAACATTGCCATGAAAGATTTAGAAATTCGTGGAGCTGGAGATTTATTAGGTGGTGAACAAAGTGGATTTATTAATGATATTGGTTTTGATACCTATCAAAAAATATTACAAGAAGCCATTGAAGAATTGAAAGAAAATGAGTTCGCAGATTTATATCCAACAGATAAATCTAAACCAAAAGAATATGTAAAAGAAGTACAAATAGATACCGATTTCGAGATTTTGTTTCCTGATGATTATGTAAATTCAGTTACAGAAAGATTGGCTTTATACAACAAATTAGGAACGTTAGAAAAAGAGGAAGCGCTACAAACTTTTGAAAAAGAAATTACAGACAGGTTTGGAGAGTTTCCAACGCAGGTTGAAGATTTATTAGATTCTGTAAGAATAAAATGGTTAGCTAAAGAGCTTGGTTTAGAGAAAATTATTTTGAAGCAAAAAAGAATGTTGGGGTATTTTGTATCGAATCAACAAAGCGATTTTTACCAAACTGAAGCTTTTTCTCGCATATTAAAATATGTGCAGCAAAACCCAAAAAGTTGTGTAATGA
- a CDS encoding UvrD-helicase domain-containing protein, which produces MQNPSTFQVYNASAGSGKTFTLVKEYLKILLNSEDIFRFQKILAITFTNKAAGEMKTRILENLEDFSEGKENDLFKIIIEEISVDKATVQEKSKKILDAILQNYAAFSITTIDSFTHKIIKNFAYDLGLSLNFEVEMDALSLLNEAVDLLISKIGTDKKLTKLLIDYSLDKTDDDKSWDISRDLNDFARILLNEEDNKHFRKLADKKLDDFTNLKSKLFTHQKELKKSLKEVGENCTNLISSAGLGPKDFMRGTVPKFFADLSEKSVNIDFIKRSETIEKAIVNNQYYTKTAKPEISNSIDAIVPQIVSFFREAQEIYQQFLMNKLALKSIIPLAVLNNINSELDAIKEENNIRLNAEFNQLISDNIKDQPAPFIYERIGQRFMHYFIDEMQDTSVLQWQNLIPLIDNALAQENSNLMLVGDGKQAIYRWRGGKAEQFINLGSEIENGKNPFQIPKDIKELETNFRSYSEIIDFNNSFFQHSSRFLQNEAYKKLFFEGNQQKENPKKGGFVSLSFLEKEEDKENDKIKYPKKVFDTIKELENDFSLDEICILTRTKKDGVAVANYLSEKGIKIISSETLLLQNDAKVNFIVNVLQVLQHPNDEESRFEMLYFLHEHLKIEEPKHQFLKTFTKSTNTVIFQTLKKYGVSFEVSTFHQLPFYEKIEEIIRRFHLVNSSDAYIQFFLDVALEQQRKGTNVQDFLDFWELKKDKLSIVAPESANAVQVMTIHKSKGLEFPVVIFPCNVDIYRQINPKVWLDELPESYTNFQELLVPYNRDLSYVNATGLKIFNLQREALELDNFNLLYVALTRAVEQLHIITDKKLVGKNKEEDLKFYSGFFINYLKEKALWNDKLLEYSFGDKKRVSSKEERDSVAEIYEKFIATPWNEHKIILLASASKLWNTVQGEAIDYGNLLHEIFSKIKTNKQVEEVVTTYEQQGILDKNQTKLIKEKVTSVVNHPKLRAYYSNEATVFNEREIVTADNQIIIPDRLVFNKNNNVTIIDYKTGVSSEKYHQQLKNYENVLKSMHFKVDKKLLIYINDKIDVVEV; this is translated from the coding sequence GTGCAAAATCCATCAACTTTTCAAGTTTACAACGCTTCTGCAGGAAGTGGAAAAACCTTTACACTCGTAAAAGAATACCTAAAAATATTACTAAATTCCGAGGATATTTTTCGTTTTCAGAAAATACTCGCAATTACATTTACCAACAAAGCCGCTGGTGAAATGAAAACCCGTATTTTAGAAAACTTAGAAGATTTTTCTGAAGGAAAAGAAAACGATTTATTTAAAATAATTATTGAAGAAATTTCGGTTGATAAAGCCACAGTTCAAGAAAAAAGTAAGAAAATTTTAGATGCAATTCTGCAAAATTATGCCGCTTTTTCAATTACTACGATTGATAGTTTTACACATAAAATAATTAAGAATTTTGCATACGATTTAGGGCTGTCTCTTAATTTTGAAGTAGAGATGGATGCGCTTTCTTTGTTAAATGAAGCTGTAGATTTATTAATTTCTAAAATTGGAACAGATAAAAAACTAACAAAATTATTAATAGATTATTCGCTTGATAAAACCGATGATGATAAGTCTTGGGATATTTCCAGAGATTTAAATGATTTTGCTAGAATTCTTTTAAATGAAGAGGATAACAAACACTTTAGAAAGTTAGCCGATAAAAAATTAGACGATTTTACGAATTTAAAATCGAAGCTTTTTACACATCAAAAAGAATTAAAAAAATCGCTAAAAGAAGTTGGAGAAAATTGTACGAATCTAATCAGTTCCGCTGGTTTAGGGCCAAAAGATTTTATGCGCGGAACTGTACCTAAATTCTTTGCAGATTTAAGTGAAAAATCCGTAAATATCGATTTTATAAAAAGAAGCGAAACCATTGAAAAGGCAATTGTAAATAATCAATATTATACAAAAACAGCAAAACCAGAGATTTCTAATTCTATTGATGCAATTGTACCACAAATTGTAAGTTTTTTTCGTGAGGCACAAGAAATTTATCAGCAATTTTTAATGAATAAATTGGCATTAAAAAGTATTATTCCATTAGCGGTTTTAAATAATATAAATTCGGAATTAGATGCTATAAAAGAAGAAAATAACATTCGTTTAAATGCAGAGTTTAACCAATTAATTTCCGACAATATAAAAGACCAACCAGCGCCTTTTATTTACGAACGAATTGGGCAACGTTTTATGCATTATTTTATTGACGAAATGCAAGATACTTCTGTGTTGCAATGGCAAAATTTAATTCCTTTAATAGATAATGCTTTGGCGCAAGAAAATAGCAATTTAATGTTGGTGGGCGATGGAAAACAAGCGATTTATAGATGGCGAGGAGGAAAAGCGGAACAGTTTATCAACTTGGGTTCAGAGATAGAAAATGGAAAAAACCCGTTTCAAATTCCAAAAGATATCAAAGAATTAGAAACCAATTTTAGAAGTTATTCAGAAATTATCGATTTTAACAATTCGTTTTTTCAACATTCATCAAGATTTCTTCAAAATGAAGCTTATAAAAAACTATTTTTTGAAGGAAATCAGCAAAAAGAAAATCCTAAAAAAGGCGGATTTGTATCCCTTTCATTTTTAGAAAAAGAAGAGGATAAAGAAAACGATAAAATAAAGTATCCAAAGAAAGTTTTTGATACAATAAAAGAGCTTGAAAATGATTTTTCTTTAGATGAAATCTGCATTTTAACACGAACCAAAAAAGACGGAGTTGCAGTTGCGAATTATTTATCAGAAAAAGGAATAAAGATTATTTCTTCGGAAACGTTATTGCTTCAAAATGATGCAAAAGTCAATTTTATTGTAAACGTTTTACAGGTTCTACAACACCCAAATGATGAAGAATCTCGTTTCGAAATGCTGTATTTTTTACACGAACATTTAAAAATTGAAGAACCCAAACATCAATTTTTAAAAACTTTTACAAAATCTACAAATACAGTCATTTTTCAAACCTTAAAAAAATACGGAGTTTCGTTTGAAGTTTCTACATTTCATCAACTTCCTTTTTACGAGAAAATTGAAGAAATTATAAGAAGATTTCATTTGGTTAATTCCTCTGATGCGTACATACAGTTTTTCTTGGACGTTGCTTTAGAGCAACAAAGAAAAGGCACAAATGTGCAAGATTTTTTAGATTTCTGGGAACTAAAAAAAGACAAGTTGAGTATAGTTGCACCAGAAAGCGCAAACGCAGTTCAGGTAATGACGATTCATAAATCGAAAGGTTTAGAGTTTCCAGTTGTTATTTTTCCTTGTAATGTAGATATTTACCGACAAATAAACCCGAAAGTTTGGTTAGACGAATTGCCTGAAAGTTATACCAATTTTCAAGAATTATTGGTGCCTTATAATCGAGATTTAAGTTATGTAAACGCAACAGGTTTAAAGATTTTTAATTTGCAAAGAGAAGCATTAGAATTAGATAATTTTAATTTATTGTATGTCGCGTTAACAAGAGCTGTGGAACAACTGCATATAATTACAGATAAAAAATTGGTAGGTAAAAATAAAGAAGAAGATTTAAAGTTTTATTCAGGTTTTTTTATTAATTATTTAAAAGAAAAAGCACTTTGGAATGATAAGTTATTAGAATATTCTTTTGGCGATAAAAAAAGAGTTAGTAGTAAAGAAGAAAGAGATTCTGTGGCAGAAATTTACGAAAAATTTATAGCCACCCCTTGGAATGAACATAAAATTATTTTATTGGCGAGTGCATCAAAATTATGGAATACAGTTCAAGGAGAAGCAATTGATTATGGAAATTTGTTGCACGAAATATTTTCTAAAATAAAAACGAATAAGCAAGTTGAAGAGGTTGTTACCACTTACGAACAACAAGGTATTTTAGATAAAAATCAAACAAAACTCATCAAAGAAAAAGTTACAAGTGTTGTAAATCACCCGAAATTAAGAGCTTATTATTCAAACGAAGCTACTGTTTTTAATGAAAGAGAGATTGTAACTGCAGATAATCAAATTATAATTCCAGATCGTTTGGTTTTCAATAAAAATAATAATGTTACAATTATAGATTATAAAACGGGAGTTTCATCAGAGAAATACCATCAACAATTAAAAAACTACGAAAATGTTTTAAAATCGATGCATTTTAAAGTGGATAAAAAACTACTCATATATATTAATGACAAAATTGATGTTGTTGAAGTATGA
- a CDS encoding TonB-dependent receptor — protein sequence MKIFIRISCLFFFGIISTYAQNNSVSGKVTSNGESLSFVNIYLKNTKLGTSTNENGFFELKNIPNGTYIIVASSVGFKSKSAKLILSGTEKITKNFNLSENNSLEEIVISGTLRPVTKSNSPVPVEVYSKTFFKKNPTPSIFESMQNVNGVRPQLNCNVCNTGDIHINGLEGPYTFVLIDGMPIVSGLSTVYGLTGIPQALIERVEVVKGPASTLYGSEAVGGIINIITKKPLNAPILSTDILTSSWGEVNTDIGLRYKLSKKAQGLLGINYFNYQNRIDNNKDGFTDLTLQNRISIFNKVNIERKSNKVFTIAGRYVYEDRWGGEMDWEREFRGTDIKYGESIYTNRWETFGTYELPTSENINFQFSANGHYQDSFYGTDAYDAEQVIGFGQFVYNKQIAQKHDLLLGLAYRYTFYDDNTFATFEEDGITNKPSVTHLPGIFAQDEIALNSQNKLLLGARWDYNSLHGNIFSPRINYKWNSKDKSDIFRASVGNGFRVANVFTEDHAALTGARKVEFNGELEPETSWNANINYVKKINTKNAFITLDGSVFYTYFNNRILPDYETDPNKIIYANLNGFSVSQGISLNTDITFTNGLSLNAGATLMDVSITENGIRKRQLLTESFSGVWSISYKFNSSFSVDYTGNVYGPMRLPLISDTDPRAANSPWFSIQNIQLTKKFTNNWELYGGVKNLLNFTPAKNSIARPFDPFDKEVVFDANGQATATPNNPNALTFDPSYVYASNQGIRAFLGLRYTLF from the coding sequence ATGAAAATATTTATTAGAATTAGCTGTCTTTTTTTCTTCGGAATTATTTCTACCTATGCTCAAAACAATAGTGTTTCTGGGAAAGTAACTTCAAACGGAGAGTCTTTATCTTTTGTAAACATTTATTTAAAGAATACAAAATTAGGAACTTCGACCAACGAAAATGGCTTTTTTGAGTTAAAAAATATCCCAAATGGAACCTACATAATTGTGGCAAGTTCTGTTGGGTTTAAATCTAAATCTGCAAAACTTATACTTTCTGGAACTGAAAAAATTACAAAAAACTTTAATTTAAGTGAAAATAATTCTTTGGAAGAAATTGTAATTTCGGGAACTTTAAGACCCGTAACAAAATCGAACAGCCCTGTTCCTGTAGAAGTGTATAGCAAAACATTCTTCAAAAAAAATCCTACACCTTCTATTTTTGAATCGATGCAAAATGTAAACGGAGTTCGACCTCAACTAAATTGCAATGTTTGCAATACTGGCGACATTCATATTAATGGTTTAGAAGGTCCTTATACATTTGTTTTAATTGATGGGATGCCAATTGTAAGTGGACTTTCTACAGTTTATGGTTTAACAGGAATTCCGCAAGCTTTAATAGAAAGGGTAGAAGTTGTAAAAGGACCCGCTTCTACTTTATATGGCTCTGAAGCTGTTGGTGGCATTATAAACATCATCACAAAAAAACCTTTAAATGCACCAATTTTATCGACAGATATTTTAACGAGTTCTTGGGGAGAAGTGAATACAGATATTGGTTTGCGTTATAAATTGTCTAAAAAAGCGCAAGGTCTTTTAGGAATTAATTATTTTAATTACCAGAATAGAATTGATAATAATAAAGACGGATTTACGGATTTAACGCTTCAAAATAGAATTTCAATTTTTAATAAAGTAAATATTGAAAGAAAAAGTAACAAGGTTTTTACAATTGCTGGACGTTATGTTTATGAAGATAGATGGGGAGGAGAAATGGATTGGGAACGTGAATTTAGAGGAACTGATATAAAATATGGCGAAAGTATTTACACCAATAGATGGGAGACTTTTGGAACATACGAATTACCAACATCAGAAAATATTAATTTTCAGTTTAGTGCAAATGGGCATTACCAAGATTCGTTTTATGGAACAGATGCTTATGATGCTGAACAAGTTATTGGTTTCGGACAATTTGTGTACAATAAACAAATTGCCCAAAAACACGATTTGTTGTTAGGTTTGGCTTATAGATATACTTTTTATGATGATAATACTTTCGCTACTTTCGAAGAAGATGGAATTACAAATAAACCTTCTGTAACACATTTACCAGGCATTTTTGCACAAGATGAAATTGCTTTAAACTCACAAAATAAACTGCTTTTAGGCGCAAGGTGGGATTATAATAGTTTGCATGGAAATATTTTTTCGCCAAGAATAAATTACAAGTGGAATTCTAAAGACAAGTCAGATATTTTTAGAGCAAGTGTTGGTAATGGTTTTAGAGTTGCCAACGTTTTTACGGAAGATCATGCTGCTTTAACTGGCGCAAGAAAAGTGGAGTTTAATGGCGAATTAGAACCAGAAACTTCTTGGAATGCAAATATTAATTACGTAAAAAAAATTAATACAAAAAACGCTTTTATAACTTTAGATGGAAGTGTTTTTTACACCTATTTTAACAATCGCATTTTACCAGATTACGAAACAGATCCTAACAAAATTATTTATGCAAATTTAAATGGTTTTTCTGTTTCCCAAGGAATTTCTTTAAACACAGATATTACGTTTACAAATGGATTATCGTTAAATGCAGGCGCTACTTTAATGGATGTTTCAATTACAGAAAATGGTATAAGAAAAAGACAATTATTAACGGAAAGTTTTAGTGGAGTTTGGTCTATTTCTTACAAGTTTAATTCAAGTTTTTCTGTTGATTATACTGGAAATGTTTATGGTCCAATGAGGCTTCCTTTAATTAGCGACACAGATCCAAGAGCTGCAAATTCGCCTTGGTTTAGTATACAAAATATTCAATTGACAAAGAAATTTACCAATAATTGGGAATTGTATGGAGGCGTAAAAAATCTATTAAACTTTACACCAGCCAAAAATAGTATTGCACGTCCTTTCGATCCTTTTGATAAAGAAGTTGTTTTTGATGCAAATGGACAAGCGACTGCAACACCAAACAACCCAAATGCGTTGACTTTCGACCCTAGTTATGTCTATGCTTCTAACCAAGGAATTAGAGCCTTTTTAGGATTAAGATATACCTTATTTTAA
- a CDS encoding metal-dependent transcriptional regulator, which translates to MIYYNPLIALLVFCVVVFVLYFIFNPEKGLYFKYIKAQKENKKTAVEDILKLLYHNPKISKNLIFKQLNFSNSLLLESIDSMLESGLINNENGFYSLTKNGDEYALRIVRAHRLWEKYLSEKTGFKKEEWHKRAELKEHELSRAEVEDLAALLGNPRYDPHGDPIPTNTGKIPEKKGILLSDLPVFNFGKIIHIEDEPISVYKQILKKNIHLDSQVYIKETNKKKIVFEAEGEQFTLTPTVANNITVIALKNADVIEKDTMRLSNLKNGEKATIIGISKECRGENRRRLLDLGFVKGATVSIDLLNPLGDPKAFLIKGTAIALRSDQAVKILITKK; encoded by the coding sequence ATGATTTATTACAATCCTTTAATAGCGCTTTTGGTTTTTTGTGTTGTTGTTTTTGTATTGTATTTTATTTTTAATCCTGAAAAAGGTCTTTATTTCAAGTATATTAAAGCACAAAAGGAAAATAAAAAAACGGCAGTTGAAGATATTTTAAAATTGTTATATCACAACCCAAAAATCTCAAAAAATCTTATTTTCAAACAACTAAATTTTAGCAATAGTTTGTTATTAGAAAGTATAGACTCAATGTTAGAAAGTGGCTTAATAAATAATGAAAATGGATTTTATTCCCTTACAAAAAATGGCGATGAATATGCATTAAGAATTGTAAGAGCACATCGTTTATGGGAAAAATATTTATCAGAAAAAACAGGTTTTAAAAAAGAAGAATGGCATAAAAGAGCGGAGTTAAAAGAGCACGAATTGTCGAGGGCAGAAGTAGAAGATTTAGCAGCACTTTTAGGGAATCCAAGATACGATCCACATGGAGACCCAATACCAACCAACACAGGTAAAATTCCAGAGAAAAAAGGAATACTACTTTCTGATTTGCCCGTTTTTAATTTTGGGAAAATTATTCATATAGAAGACGAACCGATAAGTGTTTACAAACAAATTTTAAAGAAAAATATTCATTTAGATTCTCAAGTTTATATTAAAGAAACAAATAAAAAAAAGATTGTTTTTGAAGCAGAAGGAGAACAATTTACGTTAACCCCAACTGTTGCAAACAATATTACCGTTATTGCTTTAAAAAATGCAGATGTAATTGAAAAAGACACTATGCGTTTATCAAACTTAAAAAATGGTGAAAAAGCAACAATAATTGGTATTTCTAAAGAATGTAGAGGCGAAAATAGAAGAAGATTATTGGATTTAGGTTTTGTAAAAGGCGCCACTGTAAGTATAGATTTGTTAAATCCCTTGGGTGATCCGAAAGCATTCTTAATTAAAGGCACAGCCATTGCTTTACGAAGTGATCAGGCTGTAAAAATTCTAATTACAAAAAAATAA
- a CDS encoding metal-dependent transcriptional regulator yields MFTLSEENYLKTIYHLQLDTNGGISTNAIAEKLQTKASSVTDMIKKLSDKKVVVYKKYKGVTLTKLGKKTGANVVRKHRLWEVFLVEKLNFSWDEVHEVAEQLEHIKSSKLINQLDIFLGFPTHDPHGDPIPDEEGNLKTIEKSLLSTLSKNESGICVGVNDSSSEFLQYLDKKGITLGKKITILEKEDFDDSFSISIEEKKLSISSKIANNLYIQKV; encoded by the coding sequence ATGTTTACGCTTTCGGAAGAGAATTATTTAAAAACAATTTATCATTTACAGTTAGATACTAATGGAGGAATTAGTACAAATGCAATTGCAGAAAAACTACAAACAAAGGCTTCTTCTGTAACAGATATGATTAAAAAACTATCAGACAAAAAGGTTGTAGTTTACAAAAAATATAAAGGAGTTACTTTAACCAAATTAGGAAAGAAAACTGGTGCTAATGTTGTTAGAAAACACAGGTTATGGGAAGTTTTTTTGGTTGAAAAGTTAAATTTTTCTTGGGATGAAGTACATGAAGTTGCAGAGCAATTAGAACACATAAAATCGTCAAAATTAATCAATCAATTAGATATTTTTTTAGGTTTCCCAACACACGATCCTCATGGAGATCCAATTCCAGATGAAGAAGGAAATTTAAAAACCATCGAGAAAAGTTTACTATCCACTTTATCTAAAAACGAAAGCGGCATTTGTGTTGGTGTGAATGATTCTTCATCAGAATTTTTACAATATTTAGATAAAAAGGGCATTACTTTAGGTAAAAAAATAACGATTTTAGAAAAAGAAGATTTTGATGATTCTTTCTCCATTTCAATCGAGGAAAAAAAATTATCAATTTCTAGTAAAATTGCAAATAATTTATACATTCAAAAAGTATGA